A window of Marinobacter sp. es.042 genomic DNA:
GGCTTCATACCAATGCCGGTATCCACGACCCGGGCCACGAGCAATTCCTGATCGCGATCACAACGGACCACCAGGGAAATGGACCCCTTATCGGTAAATTTAAGGGCATTACCACACAGGTTGATGATGATCTGGCGCAGTCGGGTGGGGTCGGTGCGTACCTGCTCCGGCAACGGGTATTCGCAGATGATGCTGAAATCCAGTCCTTTTTCCCGGGCTCTTGGCGCGAAGAAGGCGCGAATCTCATCAAGAAGTTCCGCCAGATTGACCGATACGATGTCCACATCCAGTTTGTTCGCGTCGATTTTCGAGTGGTCGAGGATGTCGTTGACCAGATCCAGCAGATGTCGGCCGCTGCGCACCACCGTCTCGGCACTGCTTCTTTTCTCCGGTTCACTGAGATCCGGATCAAGCAGCGTTTCTCCGTAACCGATGATGGCTGCCAGCGGTGTGCGGATCTCATGGCTCATATTGGCCAGGAACTGGCTTTTCGCCTCCGCGGAATTGCGGGCAAGCTCCTTCTCGAGACGCTCCTGCTCACGCTCCCTCTCGATTCTCAAGCGATTGTGACTTTCGGTGGCGTCGATGCAGGTGCCTTCCAGGTGAGTGGGCTCGCCGTCGGCGTCATAAACCGTATGCAGTGAGATGGTCGCCCAGCGCTCGTCACCATCCCGGGTCAGGTATCGGGCCTCAATGCCCTTGACCGTGCCCCGGGCCTCCAACTGCTCGATCACCAGCCGCCGCAACCGGTCGTCGGCAATACAGGTTTCCAGTACGTCCGGGTTCCGCTTGAGCAACTCGCGGCTGCTGTTGTAGCCCAGCAGCCGCGCCATGGCGGGATTGGCCGTGACAAATCGCCGGTCCGGTGACATCTGGAACACGCCCTCGATGGCGTTATCGAACAGCGACTGGTAACGCTGAAGGTTCGACAACGCCCGCTGGCTCCAGCCCAGGGCCTCGCCCTGGACCTGCTTGATCCTGTCTGCGAGGGCAAAAGAAAACAGGATAATCTGGGCGGTCAGACCAAACTGGGGTGAGTAAGCGGTGAAGGTGTTCAATGGCAGTATGCCCATCACCGTCAGGGCATAGATACCGAAGCCCACCAGCGCCAGTGTCCAGGCGAAAAAATAGGAACGGGCCGCCGGATTGTAATAGCGCCAGGACAGGTAACTGACCACGATCAGAATCAGGCTCAGCAGAATGGAGCCAACCACAATCCATTCCATGGCGACGTGGTAGGGCAGGAACAGCGACAGCACGAAAGTGGCAACCACCGAATACAGGCACAGGCGGATGACCTGATCAAGATCGGCCGACCGTTCCCGGGTTTCAAGCAGCGACCTTGCCATCAGCAGGCCCCAGAACCAGGTCAGAATGATCTGGAAGTGCAGGAACTGCTTGTCGAACAGAGCGGGCCGGCTGTCGAGAAGCTGGATACCGTGAACCTGTTCGGTGAAGATAAAGATGGCCGCAAAGACCAGGTAGAGCACGTAATAGATGCTGCTCCGCTCGCGAACCGAGACCGCGACGAACAGGTTGTAGGCAAGAATGGCCAGCACCGAACCAAGCAGGATGCCCCGCACCAGCTCATCCACCGAGACTTTTTCAATGTAGCTGTCCGGGTGCCAGAGGCTGATCGGCAGACGGAAAGTATTGGTGTTGACCACCCGCAAGTAGACGTGGCTCAGGGAATCCGGTGCCAGTGAAAGGCGGAATGTCGGGTTGGGGACAGCCAGGTCCCGTTCGACCCAGTTGTCCTCATAACCCGCCTGTCGCTGATCGACCAGATCCCCGTCGCGGACCATGAACAGGGTGACTTCATCCACCAGAGGCAGGGCAAGCTCAAGGATCCATCCGTTCTGGTCCAGACTGCCCGCCGAGAGCAGATCCAGGCGCACCCAGTATGCGGATTCCGTGTAGCCGAAGTTCAACACGCCGCCTTCGTGGCGGGTAAAGGCACCCGATTCGAGAGCGCGAACCTCATCGAGGGTCAGTTCCTGCCCCGGGTCCTCGAGATACCAGATGCAGCCACCCAGATCACGGATACTCTCGATACCGCCGTCCAGGACAATCTCGCCATCATGGCAGGGCCCGGCCGCACTGGCCGACGCCGGCATCATGGCCGTGACCAGGAACAGCAGGACCGCTACCAAAGACGTCACCGCTGGAAGCGCCAATTCAAGCCGTTGCCGCAAAATGTGATCTCCGCGAGGGTAGATACCGGTTTTTTGTTTTACTGTCAGTAGCCACGCCGGGGCTATACCGTCCCGGTGACTCACTCTAGCCGTTTACACCGTTTTTCGCATCCCGGGGCCATCTGAAATGAGACATTCCTGCATTTTCGCCGCTGTTTCCATGACCACACTTGTCCTGAGTGGCTGCGGACTTGAGGATACCGGCCCTTCCGCGTTCAATCCGGCGACCAATGTGGATCTGACGTTCTCGAGCTTCAACCTGGAAAACACGGAGGTGGCACCGGACAACCTCGGCAATACCCGTTTCTGGGACTTTTACCGGGGCATCCAGCCGGCAGCAGACGACGCCGACGACCTGCAAACCACCAGCGAAATACGCAGCCACATCGAGGTTTTCATCCGCGCCACGCCAACGGACGCCGGCACCAGCTATGACAGCGTGCGCAACCCGCTGGACCTGATGAACCAGGTGCTGGCTTCCGGCGAAGTCACCAATTTCCAGGAAGGCAAACGATACATCAGCCAGAGGATTGCAGATGGTGTCGCAGGCACCTACAACAGCCGGGGCAACGGCGCGCAGATCCGGTTCACAGACCAGTCGGCGGTGATTGCCAATCTGCCGCTGAACGGCCAGCTCTGGATCTACCCGACGCTTGACTGGCGTTACCTGCCGGATGGCCCGGAAGGCTCGGATCTCGACAACAAGGTATATCGCACGATCCAGTATGTCAGCCGCAGTGTTGAAGAAGAGGAGCAGGCCGCCCAGCCGGAACTGGTCAGCGTGCTGGCAGGCAGCCGGTTTGATGCCAACAGTTTCATGACACTGGGCTATAGCCCCACCGAATTCGCCACCGCCGACTACCTGAGCCGGAACCATGGCAGCATTGAACTGCGCCAGGATTTCATTGACGAAAACACCGACACGCTGTTTATAAAGAATGACGAATCCGAGGTGATCACACTCGATCGCTATCCAGGTTATGGCCTGGAAGACAACAGCCCGGACTGCCTGAGAGTCGAGCTGGATTACAACATGGATCTGGTGAGGATTTTTGCCTCGAACGGCGAGCCAGCGCGCATTGACGACCCTGACTCAACGGACGGACAGGACACCATTCCGAATCCGGCCAATTGCACCTACCAGGAAGATGCCGAAGCGATTACCAGCTGGACAACAGTGCCTGTCGCCGGCCGCTAGCCGGCGCCGCCATCCCTGAGGTCCCAGTTCTGCAGGAAGCCTTTCTTGCGGTCGATCATGCGTTCATAGGTGGAGATCATGATGGCCGCGTGGGGTGCTTTGACAAGACGCAGGGTTTCTATTCGGCGCTCCAGCCGTTCAACTTCAGAGCGCACCTGCTGGTGCACATGATTGCGAACGCTGTCGTGATGGTCCAGCTTGACCTCGCGGGAGGCGGATTGGTTACTGGGGGGTGTGGGCTTGTCCATTCGGCTTCTCGTCCAATGAGTCGTGATAGATCCTTTTCCCATCACGCAAGTCTGCACAACTGTCCGACATAGTGCAATAAAAATGAATAGAGTTTCATTTTTATTTTCAGCTCTGCCGGACCTCCTGTCATTCAGACGACAGAACCCCTGCTATAGTTCCCTGTAGAGACCACATTGCCCACCGACAGGAGCTCCCATGACCCAGACATCCGTGGCGGATACCCTCCGTGAATATCTGTCGCTGCTGGAACTGC
This region includes:
- a CDS encoding response regulator codes for the protein MMPASASAAGPCHDGEIVLDGGIESIRDLGGCIWYLEDPGQELTLDEVRALESGAFTRHEGGVLNFGYTESAYWVRLDLLSAGSLDQNGWILELALPLVDEVTLFMVRDGDLVDQRQAGYEDNWVERDLAVPNPTFRLSLAPDSLSHVYLRVVNTNTFRLPISLWHPDSYIEKVSVDELVRGILLGSVLAILAYNLFVAVSVRERSSIYYVLYLVFAAIFIFTEQVHGIQLLDSRPALFDKQFLHFQIILTWFWGLLMARSLLETRERSADLDQVIRLCLYSVVATFVLSLFLPYHVAMEWIVVGSILLSLILIVVSYLSWRYYNPAARSYFFAWTLALVGFGIYALTVMGILPLNTFTAYSPQFGLTAQIILFSFALADRIKQVQGEALGWSQRALSNLQRYQSLFDNAIEGVFQMSPDRRFVTANPAMARLLGYNSSRELLKRNPDVLETCIADDRLRRLVIEQLEARGTVKGIEARYLTRDGDERWATISLHTVYDADGEPTHLEGTCIDATESHNRLRIEREREQERLEKELARNSAEAKSQFLANMSHEIRTPLAAIIGYGETLLDPDLSEPEKRSSAETVVRSGRHLLDLVNDILDHSKIDANKLDVDIVSVNLAELLDEIRAFFAPRAREKGLDFSIICEYPLPEQVRTDPTRLRQIIINLCGNALKFTDKGSISLVVRCDRDQELLVARVVDTGIGMKPEQLGRLFDPFAQGSAAISRQYGGTGLGLSISRRLAEMLGGSIRVNSTYGEGSEFELSIRTGPLDEVHFLRDASELSQRRRTIPMVVAPRLSGRILCAEDNEVNRRLVSLLVSRTGAELVHVSNGAEALEMAIREPFDLILMDIQMPVMNGRDATAALREAGVNTPVIALTANVMSEDIADYRLAGCNEHLAKPIDKQRFYETLGRYLSVTPASADERTSRYQGKVLVAEDNTENRQLVERMLRREGLDVVAVTGGEDAVRTALSDTVHLVLMDRHMPGMDGVDATRLLRQAGFRRPVIAFTAGDQQETDALLEAGCDGVLNKPIDQSHLTALLDRLLGTGPVFAADTGEDAEIAHLVAQFLDGLAARRTRMDAALADADREAMKTEAHQIKGTAGAMGYPLMTRQAGILEELLKVTEPDWERVRSELKELGEMIDRALAAAKTPG